The proteins below come from a single Mya arenaria isolate MELC-2E11 chromosome 6, ASM2691426v1 genomic window:
- the LOC128238850 gene encoding centrosomal protein of 162 kDa-like isoform X5, with protein sequence MSRKKKGAYSRDFDDQFEAFLKESLSSEDSINSAHINKYLAPPKKEARPWWDVEDEDNNTSKSKSFLKKSTDKKKGSDAKASPKLKPRKDIKSKVKPEISLSKDSLDDISEKSEEDHHHHNNHGQGDRPRVHLPADSMDSFNTEDLLEEKGHQGKLGMDTLDELADKEKFFRDLENNADGTVDYGRLNQELSATAQTLSPEGAARNAATLAALKDIEDEEEETERPHTQLQSEKEHSEQKPSMLSKVSLMDSLESTMNTTTSPKVGRSTLREATLDETDSQGSRFPAYNSGPDTLKVDTGLIGTNTSQEIEDFRKALERVGASATLGNDSQLELSFHSGGKGTEDLVKKLLKSNSAKQRNLTEIMKELEDFESKSGADRSLSPKSPRGRGLERQRNVAMEIEEARGFNLSPANPAHDIDYSNNNRGENSQRGGENSYSSQRGDSSYRGGFDTSHTEDTEMYQPVIEVSVTERGRGKKKVGKDEKKRSGKGKSPKDGRKKGLGSTLDRSRSSSPMKIDYSETLKWKHKAVKSSGYGQPFSPPKPPRDKNRDREKELLGYSRSHGTQEGYKDTSASPAQSPAKVGRAGPSDVEGKKTKKGLSQKLWSPAEIAKNKIIGSQSSRQVKLGTMAATQLDASVESFAKYIKDHFAGMPAPQVKYSEDEPSVSASFKEKEQPEEDKDQVIASLKGELESQARSYERQLEGQKLEYEQQLAELRQENFVLKAKISGEGDGVVKRRVLAGEPLEGLDKDQLEGLQKEVKEQETLIAGYQQENKRLYNEMKNLRQQSKQLEDQMFQENQKLLTEAANLRTQLEKKEAEYQNKGLITGPAAQQRLAAGNTGEAVAHLEGELGQARQTCDALSREMGVLQHSRTELEKHVEKLVLEREQLQKTIEQNKTLKSEEAMALERQYQGEVEKLKGKLKWYAENQELLDKGARKVKAREDEIHRLKMRLEELQTESGKRVEDSKVRARERAGDTKKIQDLQRQVKEMEAILKRRNPNSLQSLMMTAAAAGDTNNQANQRTAYTEVLESRVSKLEKELEGKDTETNTLLRGVEQKYHSVKVQYEERIKELEIQLSIYQGQADHVHPHTHSVALERELESVRERYKQQIRDLQTEVDRLIAEASKAKKSDAKAESQTKETEAELRALVKTLQLEVEGKDHDIQVLQKSLDRLRKDRQLAITGDNGKRGKLGARGGNKGDDAAEFTSLPSASELQGKTYDAKVFQDTHISEVIQENDNLKMKVERVQLEVSQCRVDIQRAVAEGEAALRRTQEAYEERLEQQRDSHQQEVKRLLAQNALEHSTSRMAELQSKVDTQEVMIKHLREQQARLEVEAEAASMLRIKQTRLEETLKSLHRDLKEAKKSHTPEMRHFESLQEKIVQIETKHAQREKELQDIILNSRQAASIETEREVDKWRDIVETKNNEIQRFRVELDSILEVLRVLQKQGVVIPVTSTAVS encoded by the exons ATGAGCCGTAAAAAGAAAGGAGCCTATAGTCGGGACTTTGATGACCAGTTTGAAGCTTTTCTGAAAGAG TCGCTGTCATCAGAAGACTCCATCAACTCTGCCCACATCAACAAGTATTTGGCACCACCAAAGAAGGAAGCCAGGCCCTGGTGGGATGTAGAGGACGAGGACAACAACA CTTCCAAAAGTAAAAGCTTCCTGAAGAAGTCTACGGACAAGAAGAAGGGCTCAGATGCTAAGGCCTCCCCAAAACTGAAGCCTAGGAAAGAT ataaAGTCGAAAGTAAAGCCTGAGATATCACTAAGCAAGGACTCCTTAGATGACA TCTCAGAGAAGTCGGAAGAAGATCACCATCACCATAATAACCATGGGCAGGGAGACAG GCCTCGCGTTCATCTACCTGCAGACAGCATGGACAGTTTCAACACAG AAGATTTACTTGAGGAGAAAGGCCACCAAGGAAAGTTGGGGATGGACACACTCGATGAACTGGCTGACAAGGAAAAGTTTTTCAGG GATTTAGAGAATAATGCTGACGGGACTGTGGACTATGGGCGACTGAACCAGGAGCTGAGTGCCACGGCCCAGACGCTGTCTCCTGAGGGAGCAGCACGCAACGCAGCTACACTCGCAGCACTGAAGGATATAGAGGACGAGGAGGAGGAGACAGAGCGACCGCACACACAGCTACAGTCAGAGAAG GAGCACTCTGAACAAAAGCCCAGTATGCTGTCTAAAG TTTCACTGATGGACTCGCTGGAGTCTACAATGAACACAACAACGTCACCCAAGGTGGGCCGCAGCACGCTCCGTGAGGCCACATTGGATGAGACAGACAGCCAGGGGTCTCGGTTCCCAGCGTATAACAGTGGGCCTGATACACTCAAAGTAGACACTG GTCTTATAGGTACCAACACAAGCCAGGAGATCGAGGATTTCCGAAAGGCTCTAGAGCGTGTGGGGGCATCGGCCACCCTCGGCAACGACAGCCAGCTTGAGCTCTCCTTTCACAGTGGGGGTAAGGGAACTGAGGACCTGGTGAAAAAACTTCTCAAGTCTAACTCAG CAAAACAACGTAACCTGACTGAGATCATGAAGGAACTAGAAGATTTCGAGAGTAAATCAGGAGCGGACCGCAGTCTCAGCCCCAAGTCTCCCAGGGGAAG AGGTTTGGAGCGTCAAAGGAATGTTGCTATGGAGATAGAAGAAGCACGTGGGTTTAACCTGTCACCTGCCAACCCTGCCCACGACATCGACTACTCCAACAACAACAGGGGGGAAAACTCACAGAG AGGAGGAGAGAATTCATACAGTTCACAACGTGGCGACAGTTCGTACCGGGGGGGATTTGACACGTCCCACACAGAGGATACTGAGATGTACCAACCTGTTATTGAAGTG AGTGTGACAGAGAGGGGCAGGGGTAAGAAGAAGGTGGGGAAGGATGAGAAAAAGAGGTCCGGCAAGGGTAAATCACCAAAAGATGGTAGAAAGAAGGGCCTTGGATCTACACTTGACAGATCCCGGTCCTCATCTCCCATGAAAATTG ACTATTCTGAAACACTGAAGTGGAAGCACAAGGCCGTGAAGAGTTCAGGATACGGTCAGCCATTCAGCCCCCCAAAACCTCCACGGGACAAAAATAGGGACCGTGAGAAGGAACTGCTTGGGTACTCCAGGTCACATGGCACTCAGGAAG GATATAAGGACACTAGTGCCTCCCCAGCCCAGTCCCCAGCCAAGGTCGGCAGGGCTGGCCCTTCCGATGTGGAGGGGAAAAAGACCAAGAAGGGGCTGTCTCAAAAGCTATGGAGCCCTGCAGAAATAGCCAAGAACAAAATCATTG GGAGCCAGTCATCACGGCAGGTGAAGCTGGGGACCATGGCAGCAACTCAGCTGGATGCATCTGTTGAGTCCTTTGCCAAGTATATCAAAGACCATTTTGCTGGCATGCCGGCACCACAG GTGAAGTATTCAGAGGATGAGCCCTCAGTGTCAGCCAGTTTTAAGGAGAAGGAACAGCCAGAGGAAGATAAGGACCAGGTTATAGCCAGCCTTAAAG GCGAGTTGGAATCCCAGGCACGGAGCTATGAGCGGCAGCTGGAGGGACAGAAACTGGAGTATGAACAGCAGTTGGCTGAACTCAGACAAGAGAACTTTGTGCTCAAGGCCAAg ATATCTGGTGAGGGTGATGGTGTGGTTAAGAGACGAGTGCTGGCAGGGGAACCCTTGGAGGGTCTCGATAAGGACCAGCTTGAGGGACTACAGAAGGAAGTCAAGGAGCAAGAAACACTCATAGCTGGGTACCAGCAG GAGAACAAGCGTCTGTACAATGAGATGAAGAATCTCCGTCAGCAGAGCAAGCAGCTGGAGGACCAGATGTTCCAGGAGAATCAGAAACTCCTCACAGAAGCAGCTAACCTCAG GACCCAGCTTGAAAAGAAGGAGGCTGAGTACCAGAACAAGGGGCTGATAACGGGGCCAGCTGCACAGCAGAGGCTCGCTGCAGGGAATACAGGCGAGGCCGTAGCACACCTGGAGGGAGAGCTTGGACAGGCTAGG CAAACATGTGACGCCTTGTCACGGGAGATGGGCGTCCTGCAGCACTCGCGCACTGAGCTTGAGAAACATGTTGAAAAACTTGTGTTGGAGAGAGAACAGCTGCAGAAAACAATAGAACAGAACAAGACCCTCAAGTCTGAGGAGGCCATG GCACTGGAGCGGCAGTACCAGGGTGAGGTGGAGAAGTTGAAGGGGAAATTGAAGTGGTATGCAGAGAACCAGGAGTTACTAGACAAGGGGGCCCGCAAGGTCAAGGCCCGCGAGGACGAGATACACAGACTCAAGATGAGGTTGGAAGAACTACAAACTGAG TCTGGTAAGCGTGTGGAGGATAGCAAGGTGCGGGCGCGGGAGAGAGCAGGAGACACCAAGAAAATACAGGACCTTCAGAGACAG GTGAAGGAGATGGAGGCAATCCTGAAGCGTCGCAATCCAAACTCCCTCCAATCACTTATGATGACTGCGGCAGCTGCAGGCGACACCAACAACCAG GCCAACCAGCGGACAGCATACACAGAGGTACTGGAGAGCAGGGTTAGCAAGCTAGAAAAGGAGTTGGAGGGCAAAGACACAGAGACAAACACCTTGCTCCGTGGAGTGGAACAGAAGTACCATAGTGTCAAG GTGCAGTATGAGGAGCGTATCAAGGAGCTTGAGATTCAGCTATCCATCTACCAGGGCCAAGCCGACCATGTTCACCCGCACACCCACTCTGTGGCTCTGGAGCGTGAGCTGGAGAGCGTGCGGGAAAGATACAAGCAGCAGATCCGCGACCTTCAGACTGAGGTTGACAGGCTCATTGCAGAGGCATCTAAGGCCAAGAAATCTGATG CTAAAGCAGAGTCTCAGACAAAGGAGACGGAGGCAGAGTTGCGTGCCCTTGTTAAGACTCTCCAGTTGGAGGTGGAGGGTAAGGACCATGACATTCAGGTCCTTCAGAAATCTCTAGATCGCCTACGCAAGGACAGACAACTCGCGATCACTGGCGATAATG GCAAGCGCGGGAAGCTGGGTGCCAGGGGAGGTAACAAGGGAGATGATGCAGCTGAGTTTACGTCCCTTCCCTCGGCGTCTGAACTACAGGGGAAGACATATGACGCCAAGGTCTTCCAGGACACACACATATCTGAGGTCATCCAGGAAAATGATAACCTCAAAATGAAG GTGGAGCGGGTACAGTTGGAAGTTAGTCAGTGTCGGGTGGACATCCAGCGTGCTGTGGCAGAGGGGGAGGCTGCACTCCGCCGTACACAGGAGGCATACGAGGAACGTCTTGAACAGCAGCGAGACTCCCACCAACAGGAAGTGAAGCGTCTCCTTGCCCAGAACGCCCTGGAACACTCAACGTCAAGGATGGCGGAATTGCAGAGCAAGGTTGATACTCAGGAG GTGATGATCAAACACCTGAGAGAGCAGCAAGCTCGACTCGAGGTTGAGGCAGAGGCAGCGTCTATGTTGCGCATCAAACAGACACGTCTTGAGGAAACACTCAAATCATTACACAGGGACCTCAAAGAGGCAAAGAAATCTCACACTCCG GAAATGCGGCATTTTGAGTCTTTACAAGAGAAAATAGTGCAGATAGAAACTAAGCATGCACAACGTGAGAAAGAGCTGCAGGACATTATACTCAACTCTCGACAGGCAGCGTCTATAGAAACTGAACGTGAGGTGGACAAATGGCGGGACATCGTGGAGACAAAGAACAACGAGATACAGCGGTTTCGCGTGGAACTGGATTCTATCCTTGAAGTTTTACGGGTCCTACAAAAACAGGGTGTTGTCATTCCCGTCACATCCACGGCCGTCTCATAG
- the LOC128238850 gene encoding centrosomal protein of 162 kDa-like isoform X4, with the protein MSRKKKGAYSRDFDDQFEAFLKESLSSEDSINSAHINKYLAPPKKEARPWWDVEDEDNNTSKSKSFLKKSTDKKKGSDAKASPKLKPRKDIKSKVKPEISLSKDSLDDISEKSEEDHHHHNNHGQGDRPRVHLPADSMDSFNTEDLLEEKGHQGKLGMDTLDELADKEKFFRDLENNADGTVDYGRLNQELSATAQTLSPEGAARNAATLAALKDIEDEEEETERPHTQLQSEKEHSEQKPSMLSKVSLMDSLESTMNTTTSPKVGRSTLREATLDETDSQGSRFPAYNSGPDTLKVDTGLIGTNTSQEIEDFRKALERVGASATLGNDSQLELSFHSGGKGTEDLVKKLLKSNSAKQRNLTEIMKELEDFESKSGADRSLSPKSPRGRGLERQRNVAMEIEEARGFNLSPANPAHDIDYSNNNRGENSQRGGENSYSSQRGDSSYRGGFDTSHTEDTEMYQPVIEVSVTERGRGKKKVGKDEKKRSGKGKSPKDGRKKGLGSTLDRSRSSSPMKIDYSETLKWKHKAVKSSGYGQPFSPPKPPRDKNRDREKELLGYSRSHGTQEGYKDTSASPAQSPAKVGRAGPSDVEGKKTKKGLSQKLWSPAEIAKNKIIGSQSSRQVKLGTMAATQLDASVESFAKYIKDHFAGMPAPQVKYSEDEPSVSASFKEKEQPEEDKDQVIASLKGELESQARSYERQLEGQKLEYEQQLAELRQENFVLKAKISGEGDGVVKRRVLAGEPLEGLDKDQLEGLQKEVKEQETLIAGYQQENKRLYNEMKNLRQQSKQLEDQMFQENQKLLTEAANLRKIKIDKERLTQLEKKEAEYQNKGLITGPAAQQRLAAGNTGEAVAHLEGELGQARQTCDALSREMGVLQHSRTELEKHVEKLVLEREQLQKTIEQNKTLKSEEAMALERQYQGEVEKLKGKLKWYAENQELLDKGARKVKAREDEIHRLKMRLEELQTESGKRVEDSKVRARERAGDTKKIQDLQRQVKEMEAILKRRNPNSLQSLMMTAAAAGDTNNQANQRTAYTEVLESRVSKLEKELEGKDTETNTLLRGVEQKYHSVKVQYEERIKELEIQLSIYQGQADHVHPHTHSVALERELESVRERYKQQIRDLQTEVDRLIAEASKAKKSDAKAESQTKETEAELRALVKTLQLEVEGKDHDIQVLQKSLDRLRKDRQLAITGDNGKRGKLGARGGNKGDDAAEFTSLPSASELQGKTYDAKVFQDTHISEVIQENDNLKMKVERVQLEVSQCRVDIQRAVAEGEAALRRTQEAYEERLEQQRDSHQQEVKRLLAQNALEHSTSRMAELQSKVDTQEVMIKHLREQQARLEVEAEAASMLRIKQTRLEETLKSLHRDLKEAKKSHTPEMRHFESLQEKIVQIETKHAQREKELQDIILNSRQAASIETEREVDKWRDIVETKNNEIQRFRVELDSILEVLRVLQKQGVVIPVTSTAVS; encoded by the exons ATGAGCCGTAAAAAGAAAGGAGCCTATAGTCGGGACTTTGATGACCAGTTTGAAGCTTTTCTGAAAGAG TCGCTGTCATCAGAAGACTCCATCAACTCTGCCCACATCAACAAGTATTTGGCACCACCAAAGAAGGAAGCCAGGCCCTGGTGGGATGTAGAGGACGAGGACAACAACA CTTCCAAAAGTAAAAGCTTCCTGAAGAAGTCTACGGACAAGAAGAAGGGCTCAGATGCTAAGGCCTCCCCAAAACTGAAGCCTAGGAAAGAT ataaAGTCGAAAGTAAAGCCTGAGATATCACTAAGCAAGGACTCCTTAGATGACA TCTCAGAGAAGTCGGAAGAAGATCACCATCACCATAATAACCATGGGCAGGGAGACAG GCCTCGCGTTCATCTACCTGCAGACAGCATGGACAGTTTCAACACAG AAGATTTACTTGAGGAGAAAGGCCACCAAGGAAAGTTGGGGATGGACACACTCGATGAACTGGCTGACAAGGAAAAGTTTTTCAGG GATTTAGAGAATAATGCTGACGGGACTGTGGACTATGGGCGACTGAACCAGGAGCTGAGTGCCACGGCCCAGACGCTGTCTCCTGAGGGAGCAGCACGCAACGCAGCTACACTCGCAGCACTGAAGGATATAGAGGACGAGGAGGAGGAGACAGAGCGACCGCACACACAGCTACAGTCAGAGAAG GAGCACTCTGAACAAAAGCCCAGTATGCTGTCTAAAG TTTCACTGATGGACTCGCTGGAGTCTACAATGAACACAACAACGTCACCCAAGGTGGGCCGCAGCACGCTCCGTGAGGCCACATTGGATGAGACAGACAGCCAGGGGTCTCGGTTCCCAGCGTATAACAGTGGGCCTGATACACTCAAAGTAGACACTG GTCTTATAGGTACCAACACAAGCCAGGAGATCGAGGATTTCCGAAAGGCTCTAGAGCGTGTGGGGGCATCGGCCACCCTCGGCAACGACAGCCAGCTTGAGCTCTCCTTTCACAGTGGGGGTAAGGGAACTGAGGACCTGGTGAAAAAACTTCTCAAGTCTAACTCAG CAAAACAACGTAACCTGACTGAGATCATGAAGGAACTAGAAGATTTCGAGAGTAAATCAGGAGCGGACCGCAGTCTCAGCCCCAAGTCTCCCAGGGGAAG AGGTTTGGAGCGTCAAAGGAATGTTGCTATGGAGATAGAAGAAGCACGTGGGTTTAACCTGTCACCTGCCAACCCTGCCCACGACATCGACTACTCCAACAACAACAGGGGGGAAAACTCACAGAG AGGAGGAGAGAATTCATACAGTTCACAACGTGGCGACAGTTCGTACCGGGGGGGATTTGACACGTCCCACACAGAGGATACTGAGATGTACCAACCTGTTATTGAAGTG AGTGTGACAGAGAGGGGCAGGGGTAAGAAGAAGGTGGGGAAGGATGAGAAAAAGAGGTCCGGCAAGGGTAAATCACCAAAAGATGGTAGAAAGAAGGGCCTTGGATCTACACTTGACAGATCCCGGTCCTCATCTCCCATGAAAATTG ACTATTCTGAAACACTGAAGTGGAAGCACAAGGCCGTGAAGAGTTCAGGATACGGTCAGCCATTCAGCCCCCCAAAACCTCCACGGGACAAAAATAGGGACCGTGAGAAGGAACTGCTTGGGTACTCCAGGTCACATGGCACTCAGGAAG GATATAAGGACACTAGTGCCTCCCCAGCCCAGTCCCCAGCCAAGGTCGGCAGGGCTGGCCCTTCCGATGTGGAGGGGAAAAAGACCAAGAAGGGGCTGTCTCAAAAGCTATGGAGCCCTGCAGAAATAGCCAAGAACAAAATCATTG GGAGCCAGTCATCACGGCAGGTGAAGCTGGGGACCATGGCAGCAACTCAGCTGGATGCATCTGTTGAGTCCTTTGCCAAGTATATCAAAGACCATTTTGCTGGCATGCCGGCACCACAG GTGAAGTATTCAGAGGATGAGCCCTCAGTGTCAGCCAGTTTTAAGGAGAAGGAACAGCCAGAGGAAGATAAGGACCAGGTTATAGCCAGCCTTAAAG GCGAGTTGGAATCCCAGGCACGGAGCTATGAGCGGCAGCTGGAGGGACAGAAACTGGAGTATGAACAGCAGTTGGCTGAACTCAGACAAGAGAACTTTGTGCTCAAGGCCAAg ATATCTGGTGAGGGTGATGGTGTGGTTAAGAGACGAGTGCTGGCAGGGGAACCCTTGGAGGGTCTCGATAAGGACCAGCTTGAGGGACTACAGAAGGAAGTCAAGGAGCAAGAAACACTCATAGCTGGGTACCAGCAG GAGAACAAGCGTCTGTACAATGAGATGAAGAATCTCCGTCAGCAGAGCAAGCAGCTGGAGGACCAGATGTTCCAGGAGAATCAGAAACTCCTCACAGAAGCAGCTAACCTCAG aaaaataaaaattgataaagagAGGCT GACCCAGCTTGAAAAGAAGGAGGCTGAGTACCAGAACAAGGGGCTGATAACGGGGCCAGCTGCACAGCAGAGGCTCGCTGCAGGGAATACAGGCGAGGCCGTAGCACACCTGGAGGGAGAGCTTGGACAGGCTAGG CAAACATGTGACGCCTTGTCACGGGAGATGGGCGTCCTGCAGCACTCGCGCACTGAGCTTGAGAAACATGTTGAAAAACTTGTGTTGGAGAGAGAACAGCTGCAGAAAACAATAGAACAGAACAAGACCCTCAAGTCTGAGGAGGCCATG GCACTGGAGCGGCAGTACCAGGGTGAGGTGGAGAAGTTGAAGGGGAAATTGAAGTGGTATGCAGAGAACCAGGAGTTACTAGACAAGGGGGCCCGCAAGGTCAAGGCCCGCGAGGACGAGATACACAGACTCAAGATGAGGTTGGAAGAACTACAAACTGAG TCTGGTAAGCGTGTGGAGGATAGCAAGGTGCGGGCGCGGGAGAGAGCAGGAGACACCAAGAAAATACAGGACCTTCAGAGACAG GTGAAGGAGATGGAGGCAATCCTGAAGCGTCGCAATCCAAACTCCCTCCAATCACTTATGATGACTGCGGCAGCTGCAGGCGACACCAACAACCAG GCCAACCAGCGGACAGCATACACAGAGGTACTGGAGAGCAGGGTTAGCAAGCTAGAAAAGGAGTTGGAGGGCAAAGACACAGAGACAAACACCTTGCTCCGTGGAGTGGAACAGAAGTACCATAGTGTCAAG GTGCAGTATGAGGAGCGTATCAAGGAGCTTGAGATTCAGCTATCCATCTACCAGGGCCAAGCCGACCATGTTCACCCGCACACCCACTCTGTGGCTCTGGAGCGTGAGCTGGAGAGCGTGCGGGAAAGATACAAGCAGCAGATCCGCGACCTTCAGACTGAGGTTGACAGGCTCATTGCAGAGGCATCTAAGGCCAAGAAATCTGATG CTAAAGCAGAGTCTCAGACAAAGGAGACGGAGGCAGAGTTGCGTGCCCTTGTTAAGACTCTCCAGTTGGAGGTGGAGGGTAAGGACCATGACATTCAGGTCCTTCAGAAATCTCTAGATCGCCTACGCAAGGACAGACAACTCGCGATCACTGGCGATAATG GCAAGCGCGGGAAGCTGGGTGCCAGGGGAGGTAACAAGGGAGATGATGCAGCTGAGTTTACGTCCCTTCCCTCGGCGTCTGAACTACAGGGGAAGACATATGACGCCAAGGTCTTCCAGGACACACACATATCTGAGGTCATCCAGGAAAATGATAACCTCAAAATGAAG GTGGAGCGGGTACAGTTGGAAGTTAGTCAGTGTCGGGTGGACATCCAGCGTGCTGTGGCAGAGGGGGAGGCTGCACTCCGCCGTACACAGGAGGCATACGAGGAACGTCTTGAACAGCAGCGAGACTCCCACCAACAGGAAGTGAAGCGTCTCCTTGCCCAGAACGCCCTGGAACACTCAACGTCAAGGATGGCGGAATTGCAGAGCAAGGTTGATACTCAGGAG GTGATGATCAAACACCTGAGAGAGCAGCAAGCTCGACTCGAGGTTGAGGCAGAGGCAGCGTCTATGTTGCGCATCAAACAGACACGTCTTGAGGAAACACTCAAATCATTACACAGGGACCTCAAAGAGGCAAAGAAATCTCACACTCCG GAAATGCGGCATTTTGAGTCTTTACAAGAGAAAATAGTGCAGATAGAAACTAAGCATGCACAACGTGAGAAAGAGCTGCAGGACATTATACTCAACTCTCGACAGGCAGCGTCTATAGAAACTGAACGTGAGGTGGACAAATGGCGGGACATCGTGGAGACAAAGAACAACGAGATACAGCGGTTTCGCGTGGAACTGGATTCTATCCTTGAAGTTTTACGGGTCCTACAAAAACAGGGTGTTGTCATTCCCGTCACATCCACGGCCGTCTCATAG